Proteins from one Ammospiza nelsoni isolate bAmmNel1 chromosome 34, bAmmNel1.pri, whole genome shotgun sequence genomic window:
- the LOC132085950 gene encoding serine/threonine-protein kinase pim-2-like, protein MENQKAERPSVKEPVKERNNGSKEPQATLSAGKRSPEVAQRDALPVLWSCLENKALPVRSANVRTVATKLASALCKQLQIEDKMKGSHGSASHRDLTGYSLTEKFSLDTSDILSPTKSSRPIKKSSLSSKLRKKLPPGRAMPPARPRPRAGLPRARPRPSRRGLASARLWVYWRWRCWAGIDAWGWGGTAALRLRLARARPRTRPRPRPRPQPRRPRRTRLLPGPAEHTGGAAAPAASAAASPARAPPLGTAAAGPEPPVPRSWERTPGHGRPGAGEGRSGAVAGPGPSADSRVPPAGTAQEALQERYRLGSLLGRGGFGRVLAATRLSDGAPVAIKRVPRNRVRHWGELPDGTSAPLEVVLLAKVSTGFPGVVQLLEWLELPNCIVMVLERPEQCQDLQRFIRARRFLPKEEARELFRQVLEAVRHCTSCGVLHRDIKPENILVDLDTGQAKLIDFGCGTYLQDTVYTHFAGTLSYSPPEWNDFGWYHGEAATVWSLGILLHQMVCGEHPFRRGQNLSWGQLPLPQRLSQECKDLIRWCLSVNSLDRPTLEDLFCDPWMWDIPLP, encoded by the exons gagccctgaagtCGCCCAGCGCGAcgccctgcccgtgctctggTCCTGCCTGGAGAACAAGGCGCTGCCTGTGCGGAGCGCCAACGTCCGCACCGTGGCCACCAAGCtggcctctgccctctgcaag CAACTCCAGATTGAAGACAAGATGAAGGGCAGTcatggctcagcctcacacagag ATCTGACTGGTTACAGTCTTACCGAAAAGTTTTCTCTGGACACTTCTGATATTCTCTCACCCACAAAGTCCTCGCGTCCCATCAAGAAGAGCTCTCTTTCCTCcaagctcaggaagaagctgccgCCT ggcagggccatgcccccggcccgcccccggccccgggcggggctgccccgtgcccggccccggccttCCCGCCGCGGTCTCGCCTCCGCCCGGCTCTGGGTGTACTGGCGGTGGCGCTGCTGGGCGGGCATCgatgcctggggctggggcggCACCGCCGCCCTTCGGCTCCGCctggcccgagcccggccccggaCCCGAcctcggccccgcccccggccaCAGCCCCGGCGCCCGCGCCGGAcccggctcctcccggggcccgCGGAGCACACaggcggcgcggccgctcccgccgcctccgctgcggcttccccggcccgagctccgccgctcggcaccgcggccgccggccccgagcctccCGTGCCGCGTTCCTGGGAGCGAACGCCTGGGcatggccggcccggggcgggtgaggggcgctcgggggccgttgctggccccgggccgagcgctgacagccgcgtcccgcccgcagggacggcgcaggaggccctgcaggagcggTACCGGCTGGGATCGCTGCTGGGGCGCGGCGGCTTCGGCAGAGTCTTGGCGGCCACGCGGCTCTCGGACGGCGCCCCG GTGGCCATCAAAAGGGTGCCACGGAACCGCGTCCGGCACTGGGGCGAGCTG CCCGACGGCACCAGCGCGCCCCTGGAGGTcgtgctgctggccaaggtgtCCACTGGCTTCCCCGGTGTGgtccagctgctggagtggcTCGAGCTCCCCAACTGCATCGTGATGGTGCTGGAGCGGCCAGAGCAGTGTCAGGACCTGCAGCGTTTCATTCGGGCACGGCGGTTCCTGCCCAAGGAGGAGGCGCGGGAGCTGTTCCgccaggtgctggaggccgTGCGGCACTGCACCAGCTGCGGGGTCCTGCACCGCGACATCAAGCCAGAGAACATCCTGGTTGACCTGGACACCGGGCAGGCCAAACTGATTGACTTTGGCTGTGGCACCTACCTGCAGGACACAGTCTACACTCACTTTGCAG GAACACTGTCGTACAGCCCCCCGGAATGGAACGACTTTGGCTGGTACCATGGCGAGGCAGCAACGGTCTGgtccctgggcatcctgctgCACCAGATGGTCTGCGGGGAGCACCCTTTCAGGAGGGGCCAGAACCTCAGCTGGGGCCAGCTCCCGCTGCCACAACGGCTCTCTCAAG agTGCAAAGACCTGATCAGGTGGTGTTTATCCGTGAACTCCTTGGACAGACCCACACTGGAAGACCTGTTCTGTGATCCTTGGATGTGGGATATTCCTCTGCCATAG